In a single window of the Bacteroides sp. genome:
- a CDS encoding fibrobacter succinogenes major paralogous domain-containing protein encodes MKNNKFKKCIFLVILSFSGLFFPSCQEEEPVLFPPTLITFEATEITAKSASSGGNITDDGGTPIIARGLVWSHSANPTLEQNEGITSQNAGTGTFASKLANLLPKTTYYVKAYATNSAGTVYGNEIMFETLEGLTDIDGNVYNTVTIGTQVWMAENLKTTRYSNGDPIGTTQPVSLNITEEDLPKYHWPAGGNEGNVALYGRLYTWHVVNDSRNVCPAGWHVPSETEWTTMENYLVAGGFNFDNTSSGNKIAKALASASGWAGSTTAGAVGNNDFPEKRNATGFTALPAGMRYSSGNFDYMGIYAYWRSSGDVDETSAWSHYLFYDSSSSQRIVFGKKAAFSIRCVKN; translated from the coding sequence ATGAAAAATAATAAATTCAAGAAATGTATTTTTCTGGTTATCCTTTCCTTTTCGGGTCTGTTTTTCCCTTCTTGCCAGGAAGAAGAGCCTGTCTTATTCCCCCCCACCCTGATCACTTTTGAAGCAACGGAAATCACAGCTAAAAGTGCCAGTAGCGGAGGAAATATTACGGATGACGGGGGCACCCCCATCATTGCAAGAGGTTTAGTTTGGAGCCATTCAGCCAACCCTACGCTTGAGCAAAATGAAGGCATTACCTCTCAGAATGCCGGAACAGGAACCTTCGCCAGCAAGCTCGCCAATCTTTTGCCAAAAACCACTTATTATGTCAAGGCCTATGCCACCAACAGCGCAGGAACTGTTTATGGCAATGAAATAATGTTTGAAACCCTTGAGGGGCTTACCGATATTGATGGCAATGTATACAATACGGTTACGATCGGAACCCAGGTTTGGATGGCCGAAAACCTTAAAACTACAAGGTATAGTAATGGCGACCCCATTGGCACCACCCAGCCGGTTTCATTAAACATTACCGAAGAAGACCTGCCAAAATACCATTGGCCAGCCGGCGGCAACGAGGGTAATGTGGCATTATACGGAAGGCTATACACCTGGCACGTGGTGAACGACAGCCGAAATGTTTGCCCTGCAGGTTGGCATGTACCAAGCGAAACAGAGTGGACCACCATGGAAAACTACCTGGTTGCCGGTGGATTTAACTTTGACAATACCAGCAGTGGCAACAAAATTGCAAAAGCTTTGGCCTCTGCTTCCGGATGGGCGGGTTCAACAACAGCTGGCGCGGTGGGTAATAATGATTTCCCTGAAAAAAGAAATGCCACGGGTTTCACAGCACTTCCGGCAGGGATGCGCTACAGCAGTGGCAACTTCGACTATATGGGAATATACGCTTACTGGCGCTCTTCCGGCGATGTTGATGAAACCAGCGCCTGGAGCCACTACCTGTTTTACGATAGCAGTAGCTCGCAACGTATTGTTTTCGGGAAAAAAGCCGCTTTTTCCATTCGTTGCGTTAAAAACTAA